The proteins below are encoded in one region of Sulfolobus islandicus Y.N.15.51:
- a CDS encoding vWA domain-containing protein yields the protein MTLSLRVDTSHKYSFSGDVRYIFKVLLVPEKLGSATGFHYIVALDTSGSMTGYKIELAKQGAIELFKRIPKGNKVSFITFSSNVNVIKEFVDPLDLTNEILQIAAGGQTALYTAILTANSLAKKYQMPTYLLLLTDGNPTDETNVGNYLKLPYFEKMQVYSFGIGDDYNEQLLQNISDKTSGVMYHISDANEIPQKLPQKAVTQIAAKNVTVDIAAEGNVKLLNYATTPVKVNGIENVIKIFGETILPANYEGSFLTVKVNYEDPVTNKLESLLQVVQVKRAQDQNTFVSGINNDVINEYRYYELLDKYAKQVQAEQLIEATKTLNQLNEIAQQTRRIDFMETTRRLSEGLETTKRIGTVEQTKRLSKEVTSEVTRKLRE from the coding sequence GTGACTCTTTCATTAAGAGTAGATACAAGTCATAAGTACTCATTTAGCGGAGATGTTAGGTACATTTTCAAGGTATTATTAGTTCCAGAGAAATTGGGTTCAGCTACGGGCTTCCATTACATTGTGGCCCTTGATACTAGTGGGTCCATGACTGGATATAAAATAGAGTTAGCTAAACAAGGTGCCATAGAGCTATTTAAGAGAATACCTAAGGGTAATAAGGTTTCCTTCATAACTTTCTCATCAAATGTGAACGTGATTAAGGAATTCGTTGACCCTCTAGACTTAACCAATGAGATACTACAGATAGCTGCAGGAGGGCAAACTGCACTTTACACAGCTATCTTAACTGCAAATAGTTTAGCAAAGAAGTATCAAATGCCAACTTACCTATTACTGCTAACTGATGGTAACCCAACTGATGAGACGAATGTGGGGAACTATCTAAAGTTACCTTATTTCGAAAAAATGCAAGTGTATTCCTTCGGAATTGGAGATGATTACAATGAACAATTGTTACAGAATATTAGCGATAAGACAAGTGGAGTAATGTATCATATTTCAGATGCTAATGAGATACCTCAAAAGCTTCCTCAAAAGGCTGTAACGCAAATAGCTGCAAAGAACGTTACAGTTGATATAGCTGCTGAGGGTAATGTGAAACTTTTGAATTACGCTACAACACCCGTAAAAGTGAATGGTATAGAAAATGTTATCAAAATCTTTGGAGAAACCATTTTACCAGCCAATTATGAGGGTAGCTTCTTAACTGTGAAAGTCAATTATGAGGATCCAGTAACCAATAAACTTGAATCGTTACTGCAAGTTGTTCAAGTTAAGAGGGCGCAGGATCAAAACACCTTTGTATCTGGTATAAATAATGATGTGATAAATGAATATAGGTATTACGAACTGTTGGATAAGTACGCTAAGCAAGTTCAAGCTGAACAATTGATTGAGGCTACGAAAACTCTTAATCAACTAAATGAAATAGCCCAACAGACTAGGAGGATAGACTTCATGGAGACTACTAGAAGGTTGTCAGAGGGATTAGAGACCACTAAAAGGATAGGTACTGTTGAACAGACTAAAAGGCTATCAAAAGAAGTTACTAGTGAGGTTACTAGAAAGCTTAGGGAATGA